CTACCACTACTTCCCCGGCAAGCGGGCGTTCTTCGCCGCACTCGTGCGCCGCCACAGCGAGAAGCTCGTCGCCGAGACCGCGCCCGACCCGTCGCTGCCGCCCTACGAGCAGCTCGCCCGCGGCGTCGAGGTCTACCTCGACCACGTCGCGCGCAACCCGCTCGGCACCCGGGCGATGATGCGCGCGCTGGCCAGCGCCGACGCGGAGATGACACGGCTCACCGCCTCCACCGAGCACCTGCAGGCGACCCGCATCCTGGCCGCCCTGACGCCGGACGACGGCGAACCCCCGGCGCTGCTCCGCATCGCCGTACGCAACTGGGTGGTGTTCATCCGCAACGCCGCCCACGACTGGCTCGACGAGCCCGACGTCCCCCGCGACGAGCTGCGCGACCTGGCGCTGTCGGCCTTCGTCGGGATCCTGCGCGGGCTGCCGGTCGCCTCCCGCCCGGCGGGTCTCGACGACCTGCTGGCGTCGGTGGAGGCCTACGCCGGCTGAGGACGCCGGAAAAACCTGCCCGCCCCATGGATCACGGACCCCGCGTGCGCGCACTGGAGGGGCATGACCACCACTGAGCTCGCGCCCATCGAGCGCACCTGGCGACGGATCTTCCCCGAGATGGCGGCGGGAGGGTTCGGGCGCTGGGAGTCGACCGTGCAGTTCTACGGCCGCGTCAACGCCCTGCTGCGACCGGACTCGGTCGTCGTCGATTTCGGCGCCGGCCGGGGGGAGTTCCTCGACCGGCCCGACTCCTACCCGCGCCGGCTGCAGCTGCTGCGCGGCAAGGTCGCGGCCGTGATCGGCGTCGACGTCGACCCGGTGGTCGTCGACAACGAGGCGCTCGACCGGGCGATCGTGTGGCGCCCCGGCACCCCCATCGACCTGCCCGACGCCTCGGTCGACCTCGTCGTCTCCGACTACGCCTTCGAGCACATCGACGACCCCGCGGCCGTGGTGGGCGAGCTCGACCGCATCCTCAAGCCCGGTGGCTGGGTATGTGCGCGGACTCCGAACCGCTGGGGCTTCATCGCGATCGGCGCGCGGATGGTGCCCAACGCGCTGCACAGTCGGCTGCTGCGCACGCTGCAGCCGCAGCGCAAGACCCGCGACGTCTTCCCCACCCGCTACCGGCTCAACAGCCTGCGCCAGCTGCGCAGCGCGTTTCCGGCGCCGCGGTGGGAGGTGCACGGGTACGCCGTGGGCGAGCCGGCGTACGTCGGCAGCTCCCGTGCGCTGACCTACGTGCTGTTCGGGGTGCTGCGCGTGCTGCCGATGCGGCTGCAGCCGATGTATCTGTTCTTCGTGCAGAAGGCACCGAGTCGCGAGTTGTAACACCACCGGGCCGCCGCGAAACCCCGCCGAAACCGGCGGGGCACCTGCCGGCAATGCGCTCCCCGTTCGATGCGGATCACGCCCAATCGGGCGAATCCAGTCAAGAGGGAGCACTCGTGAACAAATCAGCATCACCCTCCCCCAGTCGTAGGCGTGGACGTCTCGGCGTCGGGCTCGCCGCCTCGGCCCTCCTCCTCGGCAGCGGCATCCTGTCCACCCAGACCGCGACCGCTGCCCCGGCCGCGCTCATCCTCGCCGACACCAACCGCGACGGAGTCGTCACCGCCGCGGACGCCGACGGCCGCGGCGTGTGGACCAAGACACGCGGCGCCTTCTTCCTCGCCAACCTGGACGACGACCTCGCGCGCTGCCCGAAGATCGATGTCGACGGCAG
The nucleotide sequence above comes from Nocardioides massiliensis. Encoded proteins:
- a CDS encoding TetR/AcrR family transcriptional regulator, giving the protein MARLRLSPEQRSAQLLDLGERLFATIPYDEVHIEKVAELAGVSRGLLYHYFPGKRAFFAALVRRHSEKLVAETAPDPSLPPYEQLARGVEVYLDHVARNPLGTRAMMRALASADAEMTRLTASTEHLQATRILAALTPDDGEPPALLRIAVRNWVVFIRNAAHDWLDEPDVPRDELRDLALSAFVGILRGLPVASRPAGLDDLLASVEAYAG
- a CDS encoding class I SAM-dependent methyltransferase → MTTTELAPIERTWRRIFPEMAAGGFGRWESTVQFYGRVNALLRPDSVVVDFGAGRGEFLDRPDSYPRRLQLLRGKVAAVIGVDVDPVVVDNEALDRAIVWRPGTPIDLPDASVDLVVSDYAFEHIDDPAAVVGELDRILKPGGWVCARTPNRWGFIAIGARMVPNALHSRLLRTLQPQRKTRDVFPTRYRLNSLRQLRSAFPAPRWEVHGYAVGEPAYVGSSRALTYVLFGVLRVLPMRLQPMYLFFVQKAPSREL